In the genome of Pempheris klunzingeri isolate RE-2024b chromosome 3, fPemKlu1.hap1, whole genome shotgun sequence, one region contains:
- the LOC139199488 gene encoding high affinity choline transporter 1-like: MALNVPGLIVMAAFYLLILGTGIWASMRSKKEEKKCSGDGMEITLLAGRNINLLVGIFTLTATWVGGGFILGIAEATYNPTLGAVWALMPVPYVLTFFLGGFFFAKPMRENKYVTMMDPFQQKYGNVLSSALIFPALVADVLWVARTLVSLGGTMSVILDLSYVYSIIISSVVAIIYTLLGGLYSVAYTDVIQLILIFVSLWVCVPFLLTNPHSVDISLTAYNQTFQAPWVGTVELNEAGKWFDDFMLLALGGLAYQAFYQRILSASSYTQAQVTCFASSAFCLVLGIPSVLIGAVAASTDWNSTNYGLPTPYERDQAGSILPIALQFLTPPYISVIGIGAVAAAVMSSMDSALLSSASLFSSNIYKNIIRKQASDREMQWVIRISVVVVGLAGTALTFLDSSVLVFWLVGVDMSYTIMFPQLVCILFFKVSNGYGATVGYLMGIIMRILSGEPLIGLPPAIQFPGCRLDAEGKLVQYFPFRTAIMVISLVSILLFSWLASIIFNKGLLSERWDVFKIKRKQKPTAGAADDKRTNSDNEDASAKQLLDTTSC, from the exons ATGGCTCTCAATGTGCCTGGTCTGATTGTAATGGCAGCCTTCTACCTGTTGATCTTGGGAACGGGCATCTGGGCATCAATGCGCTccaagaaggaggagaagaagtgCTCAGGAGATGGCATGGAGATAACCCTACTCGCCGGACGCAACATCAACTTGCTAGTTGGCATCTTCACTCTCACTG CTACATGGGTTGGCGGAGGCTTCATCCTTGGTATAGCTGAGGCAACATACAACCCAACACTAGGTGCAGTATGGGCTCTCATGCCTGTGCCTTACGTCCTGACCTTCTTCTTAG gtggCTTTTTCTTTGCTAAGCCCATGAGAGAGAACAAGTATGTGACAATGATGGACCCCTTCCAACAGAAGTATGGGAATGTTCTGAGCAGTGCGCTGATCTTTCCCGCACTGGTGGCCGATGTCCTGTGGGTAGCACGCACACTCGTCAGCCTGG GTGGAACTATGAGTGTGATCCTGGACCTGTCGTACGTCTACTCCATCATCATCTCCTCAGTGGTGGCCATAATCTACACCCTGCTGGGTGGACTCTACTCTGTGGCCTACACAGATGTCATCCAACTCATCCTCATCTTTGTCAGTCTG tGGGTGTGTGTTCCTTTCCTGTTGACCAACCCCCACTCTGTGGACATCTCACTGACGGCTTACAACCAGACCTTCCAGGCTCCCTGGGTCGGCACGGTGGAGCTGAATGAGGCTGGCAAGTGGTTTGACGACTTCATGCTGCTG gcTCTGGGCGGTTTGGCCTACCAGGCGTTCTACCAAAGAATCCTGTCTGCCTCGTCTTACACCCAGGCTCAAGTCACTTGCTTCGCCTCTTCAGCCTTCTGCCTGGTACTGGGTATCCCCTCAGTTCTGATCGGGGCAGTGGCTGCATCTACAG ACTGGAACTCAACCAACTATGGACTGCCCACCCCATATGAGCGCGATCAGGCAGGCTCCATCCTCCCCATCGCCCTGCAGTTCCTCACACCCCCTTACATCTCTGTTATTGGCATTGgagctgtagctgctgctgtcatgtcCTCCATGGATTCGGCTCTTCTGTCTTCTGCCTCATTGTTTTCCTCAAATATCTACAAGAACATCATCAGGAAGCAG GCGTCAGACCGTGAGATGCAGTGGGTGATCCGTATCTCAGTAGTGGTGGTGGGTCTGGCTGGCACTGCCCTCACCTTCCTGGACAGCAGCGTCCTGGTCTTCTGGCTCGTGGGCGTGGACATGTCCTACACCATCATGTTCCCTCAGCTGGTCTGCATCCTCTTCTTCAAGGTGTCCAATGGCTACGGAGCCACCGTGGGCTACTTGATGGGAATCATCATGAGGATCCTTAGCGGAGAGCCCCTCATTGGCCTCCCACCTGCCATCCAATTCCCCGGCTGCCGGCTGGATGCTGAGGGAAAGCTAGTCCAGTACTTCCCCTTCCGTACAGCCATCATGGTCATTTCACTCGTATCCATTCTGCTCTTCTCCTGGCTGGCGTCCATCATTTTCAACAAAGGTCTGCTATCTGAGAGGTGGGATGTGTTCAAGATCAAACGCAAGCAGAAACCCACAGCCGGCGCCGCCGACGACAAGAGGACCAACTCTGATAACGAGGACGCCTCCGCCAAGCAGCTCCTGGACACCACCAGCTGCTGA